Proteins from one Limanda limanda chromosome 4, fLimLim1.1, whole genome shotgun sequence genomic window:
- the crbn gene encoding protein cereblon: protein MADERAGGEDNINDNMGNQLQLLPDNDEEEEEDGMETEDRDSEEAEKPNIITFDQSLPTSHAYLGADMEEFHGRTVHDEDSCQTIPVLPHTAVMLVPGQTLPLQLFRPQEVSMMRSVIQKDRTFAVLAHSDASDLDPEFGTTAEIYAYREEQEYGIETVKVKAVGRQRFKVHEIRTQADGIRQAKVQILPERILPDPLSAVQLAPLTRLHMHPSSKPATQSCKKSQCWWTKYQQRKFHCASLTPWPPWVYALYDSESLMNRVKKHLHEWDENLKDDSLPRNAVDFSYRVAACLPIDDALRLQLLKIGSAIQRLRCELDIMDRCTSLCCKQCQDTEITTKNEIFSLSLYGPMAAYVNPHGYVHETLTVYKANNLNLVGRPSTLHSWFPGYAWTIAQCRTCSSHMGWKFTATKKDLSPPRFWGLTRSAMLPRIPQVEGEEEEGRGSSRLFTL, encoded by the exons ATGGCTGACGAGAGGGCTGGAGGCGAAGACAACATCAACGACAACATGGGAAACCAGCTACAACTCTTACCAG AcaacgatgaagaggaggaggaagatggcaTGGAGACTGAAGACCGAGACAGTGAGGAGGCAGAGAAGCCCAACATCATCACCTTCGATCAAAGTCTTCCCACATCCCATGCT TATCTGGGTGCAGACATGGAGGAGTTTCACGGCCGCACAGTCCACGATGAGGACAGCTGTCAGACCATCCCTGTGCTGCCACACACGGCTGTGATGCTGGTGCCGGGACAGACGcttcctcttcagctcttcAGGCCACAGGAGGTCAGCATGATGAGGAGCGTCATCCAGAAAGACCGCACATTTGCTGTGCTCGCACACAG TGATGCAAGTGACCTTGATCCAGAGTTTGGGACGACAGCTGAAATCTATGCATACCGGGAGGAGCAGGAGTACGGCATTGAAACAGTCAAAGTGAAAGCTGTGGGGAGGCAGAGGTTCAAGGTCCATGAGATAAGAACTCAAGCAGATGG gatcAGACAAGCCAAAGTACAGATCCTTCCGGAGCGAATCCTTCCAGATCCCCTGTCTGCCGTGCAGCTCGCGCCCCTCACCAGGCTCCACATGCACCCTTCTTCCAAACCCGCAACCCAGAGCTGCAAAAAGTCCCAGTGCTGGTGGACTAAATATCAacag AGGAAGTTTCACTGTGCCAGTCTGACGCCGTGGCCGCCCTGGGTCTATGCACTCTATGACTCT GAGTCGCTCATGAACAGAGTGAAGAAACATCTCCACGAATGGGACGAGAATCTGAAGGATGATTCCCTCCCTAGAAACGCCGTAG ACTTCTCCTACAGAGTGGCGGCCTGCCTGCCCATAGACGATGCTCTGCGACTCCAGCTGTTGAAGATAGGCAGTGCCATCCAGAGACTCCGCTGTGAACTGGACATCATGGACCGG TGCACGTCCCTGTGCTGTAAGCAGTGCCAGGACACAGAAATCACCACCAAAAACGAGATCTTCAG cttgtctctGTACGGCCCCATGGCGGCGTACGTCAACCCTCACGGCTACGTCCATGAAACCCTGACTGTCTACAAAGCCAACAACCTCAACCTGGTTGGCAGGCCATCCACACTGCACAGCTGGTTTCCAGG GTACGCCTGGACTATCGCTCAGTGCCGGACTTGCAGCTCTCACATGGGCTGGAAGTTCACTGCCACCAAGAAGGACTTGTCTCCGCCTCGATTCTGGGGTCTGACCCGCTCTGCAATGCTTCCCCGCATCCCCCAGGtggagggcgaggaggaggaggggaggggcagCTCTCGCCTCTTCACTCTGTGA
- the pa2g4a gene encoding proliferation-associated protein 2G4a, producing the protein MSDDEQEQTIAEDLVVTKYKMGGDIANQALRLVMGAATPGVSVLSLCEKGDAYIMAETGKVFKKEKDMKKGIAFPTSVSVNNCVCHFSPLKSDSEYTLKDGDLVKIDLGVHVDGFIANVAHSFVVGASKENPITGRKADVVTAAHLCAEAALRLVKPGNKNTQVTEAWNKIAQSFKCSPIEGMLSHQLKQHVIDGEKTIIQNPSDQQRKDHEKAEFEVHEVFAVDVLISTGEGKARDGGLRTTIYKRDPSKQYGLKMKTSRTFFSEVERRFDAMPFTLRAFEDEAKARLGVMECAKHELLQPFSVLHEKEGEIVAQFKFTVLLMANGPHRITNGPFNPESYKSEHEVQDPELRTLLQSSASRRTQKKKKKKASKTAENATGQPADTEAAG; encoded by the exons ATGTCCGACGACGAGCAAGAGCAGACCATAGCCGAGGACCTGGTGGTCACCAAGTACAAGATGGGGGGCGACATCGCCAACC AGGCTCTGCGTCTGGTCATGGGAGCAGCCACGCCTGGGGTGTCTGTTCTCAGCCTCTGTGAGAAGGGGGACGCGTACATCATGGCTGAGACCGGAAAGGTCTTCAAGAAGGAGAAGGATATGAAGAAAG GCATTGCCTTTCCCACCAGCGTCTCAGTCAATAACTGTGTTTGCCACTTCTCTCCCCTGAAGAGTGACTCTGAATACACACTAAAAGATGGGGATCTGGTCAAAAT AGATCTGGGGGTTCATGTCGATGGCTTCATTGCCAACGTAGCTCACAGCTTTGTTGTTGGAGCCAGTAAG GAGAACCCCATCACAGGACGTAAAGCTGACGTAGTCACAGCGGCTCATCTCTGTGCAGAAGCAGCTCTGCGCCTGGTTAAACCCGGTAACAAG aaCACTCAGGTGACAGAAGCCTGGAATAAGATTGCTCAGTCGTTCAAATGCTCACCTATTGAGG ggaTGCTGTCTCATCAGCTGAAACAACATGTCATTGATGGAGAGAAGACCATAATCCAAAATCCGTCAGACCAGCAAAG GAAAGACCACGAGAAGGCGGAGTTTGAGGTACATGAAGTTTTTGCTGTTGACGTTTTGATCAGCACTGGAGAAGGGAAG GCCAGAGATGGAGGTCTGAGGACCACCATTTACAAGCGGGACCCCAGTAAGCAGTACGGCTTGAAGATGAAAACCTCCCGAACGTTTTTCAGTGAAGTGGAAAGACGCTTTGATGCCATGCCTTTCACTCTCCG GGCATTTGAGGATGAGGCTAAAGCCCGTCTGGGTGTGATGGAGTGTGCCAAACATGAGTTGTTACAGCCCTTCAGTGTACTGCACGAGAAAGAGG GAGAGATTGTAGCTCAGTTTAAATTCACAGTGCTGCTCATGGCCAACGGGCCTCACAGAATCACCAACGGACCCTTCAATCCAGAGTCCTACAAGTCAGAGCATGAAGTTCAGGACCCAGAGCTGAGG ACTTTACTACAGAGCTCTGCAAGCCGTAgaacacagaagaaaaagaaaaagaag GCTTCAAAGACGGCAGAAAATGCAACTGGTCAGCCAGCTGACACCGAAGCAGCAGGATAA